The following proteins are co-located in the Pyrococcus abyssi GE5 genome:
- a CDS encoding DNA-directed RNA polymerase subunit H yields the protein MAGKSEFNIFKHVLVPEHRILSEEEKKALLEKYRITPAQLPQIKASDPAVKALGAKPGDIIEIKRKSPTAGVYYYYRVVVED from the coding sequence GTGGCGGGGAAGAGCGAATTTAACATATTTAAGCACGTATTAGTGCCCGAGCACAGAATCCTTAGTGAAGAAGAAAAGAAAGCTCTGCTTGAAAAGTATAGAATAACTCCTGCCCAGTTACCTCAGATCAAGGCTAGTGATCCAGCGGTTAAGGCGTTGGGTGCGAAACCTGGGGATATAATAGAAATTAAAAGAAAGAGCCCAACGGCTGGTGTGTATTATTATTATAGGGTTGTCGTCGAGGATTAA